From the genome of Colwellia psychrerythraea 34H, one region includes:
- a CDS encoding ATP-binding protein, producing the protein MFKLPPAWSKKFSLGISLKLFLAFWLVILTSVLISYLVTMQFRHSPIQEQANPQQLKLLKQYTQKLADKDQVRLKKVQENFRRKYHQYLLIKKISNNKVYTPRKRGWSEVRDYLTKHPLENPVTVDFAFTKVTSSEPIIINGEQFQLFIANEVHRKRLVSLVNQLPVALRLLMLLTISFLSCWLLAKSFTNPLIAIQKASESIGEGKLATRITKFDQRSDEFGTLARSFNKMAEQLENNITAHQRLLGDVSHELRSPLTRLQLAVALAEKNMGNDVEQQKHLNRCETEVERLDEMIADVLTLSRLEHNQNVFAADDIDLSTLVAQVVNDCQYFATSRNVTIVLKTQANCALLADSKLLSSAISNVVNNAVKYSPNDQVVTVELRQINEQIMLIVSDQGPGVPNEMIEKLFTPFFRVADGRERSSGGTGLGLAIAQQAILFHQGDIVAQNQESSGLKVIITLPTLSKQNKSNT; encoded by the coding sequence ATGTTCAAGTTACCACCGGCATGGTCTAAAAAATTTTCCTTAGGCATTAGCTTAAAGCTATTTTTGGCTTTCTGGCTAGTTATACTTACCTCTGTGCTTATTAGTTACCTCGTTACTATGCAGTTTCGTCATAGTCCTATCCAAGAACAAGCTAACCCACAACAATTAAAACTATTAAAGCAATACACGCAAAAACTAGCAGATAAGGATCAGGTAAGACTTAAAAAGGTACAAGAGAACTTCCGCCGTAAATATCACCAGTATTTACTCATAAAAAAAATAAGTAACAACAAAGTTTATACACCAAGAAAACGAGGCTGGTCAGAAGTAAGAGATTATTTAACAAAGCATCCGCTCGAAAATCCCGTCACTGTTGATTTTGCTTTTACCAAGGTGACGTCTTCTGAGCCCATAATAATTAATGGCGAGCAGTTCCAACTGTTCATTGCCAATGAAGTTCACCGTAAACGTTTAGTGAGTTTGGTCAATCAACTACCTGTTGCTTTGCGTTTATTGATGTTATTAACGATTAGTTTCCTATCATGCTGGTTACTAGCGAAAAGCTTTACTAATCCATTAATAGCCATACAAAAAGCAAGTGAGAGTATAGGCGAAGGCAAATTAGCGACTCGTATAACAAAGTTTGACCAGCGCTCTGACGAGTTTGGTACCCTTGCACGTAGCTTTAATAAAATGGCTGAGCAACTAGAAAATAATATTACTGCGCATCAGCGTTTATTGGGTGATGTGTCTCATGAACTTAGATCGCCATTAACTCGTTTACAACTTGCCGTTGCCTTAGCTGAAAAAAATATGGGCAATGACGTTGAACAACAAAAACATTTGAACCGCTGTGAAACTGAAGTTGAGCGATTAGATGAAATGATAGCCGATGTGCTTACCCTTTCAAGACTAGAACATAACCAAAATGTTTTTGCTGCTGATGATATTGATCTCAGTACTTTAGTCGCTCAAGTTGTTAATGATTGTCAATACTTTGCGACCAGCAGAAATGTCACTATCGTTCTCAAAACTCAAGCTAACTGTGCTCTTTTAGCTGACAGTAAACTGCTGAGCAGTGCGATCAGTAATGTGGTAAATAACGCAGTAAAATATTCGCCAAACGACCAAGTAGTGACAGTTGAATTACGTCAGATAAATGAGCAGATAATGTTAATCGTTTCTGATCAAGGACCTGGTGTACCGAATGAAATGATAGAGAAACTTTTCACTCCTTTTTTTCGTGTGGCCGATGGTAGAGAAAGAAGTAGCGGAGGCACAGGTTTAGGCCTAGCAATAGCCCAACAAGCCATACTATTCCACCAGGGTGACATAGTTGCACAAAATCAAGAATCAAGCGGTCTTAAAGTCATCATTACCCTACCGACTTTATCGAAGCAGAATAAAAGTAATACCTAA
- a CDS encoding response regulator transcription factor encodes MTQSTVQTKHILLIDDDAELSELLTEYLESENFKVTSCLDGASGLAKAFDDSFDLILLDVMMPILNGFEVLKALGGNHKTPILMLTAKGDDNDRILGLELGADDYLAKPFKHRELLARIKAILRRISIVKSQSTLAVNAPTKQLTINQVKVNQATREITCRERLLELTGTEYLVLVYMIENHSKIISKAEISEKVLQRKLSPYDRTVDVHVGNVRRKLLAIDPIDKMKTVRGAGYVFLQGEE; translated from the coding sequence ATGACACAATCCACAGTGCAAACTAAACACATTTTATTAATTGATGATGATGCCGAACTTTCCGAATTATTAACCGAGTACCTTGAGAGTGAAAATTTCAAGGTAACTTCATGTTTAGATGGTGCCAGTGGTTTAGCAAAAGCGTTTGACGATAGTTTCGATTTGATTTTACTCGATGTCATGATGCCAATATTAAATGGCTTTGAGGTATTAAAGGCCCTAGGCGGTAATCATAAAACGCCTATTTTGATGTTAACGGCTAAAGGTGATGATAATGACCGAATTTTGGGGCTTGAATTAGGCGCTGATGACTACTTAGCAAAACCGTTTAAACATCGTGAATTATTAGCACGTATTAAAGCGATATTAAGACGTATCTCCATTGTTAAAAGTCAAAGCACATTAGCAGTAAATGCCCCAACCAAACAACTTACCATTAATCAGGTCAAAGTTAACCAAGCAACCCGTGAAATAACTTGTCGAGAGCGTTTACTTGAATTAACAGGTACCGAATATTTAGTGCTGGTTTATATGATTGAAAATCACAGTAAAATCATCAGTAAAGCTGAAATATCTGAAAAAGTACTACAACGTAAACTCAGCCCATACGATAGAACTGTTGATGTACACGTGGGCAATGTTCGTAGAAAACTACTTGCTATTGATCCCATAGATAAGATGAAAACTGTGCGTGGGGCTGGTTACGTCTTTTTACAAGGAGAAGAATAG
- the hpt gene encoding hypoxanthine phosphoribosyltransferase produces MKHTIEVMISEEKIKTRVAQLGLQISEHYQDSDNLVMVGLLRGSFVFMADLARVITVNHSVDFMTASSYGNGMESSRDVHILKDLDDNIEGKDVLLVEDIIDTGNTLSKVLQILNLRGPNSIQICTLLDKPTRREEDVAVKWIGFEIPDEFVVGVGIDYAQKYRHLPYIGKVIPTE; encoded by the coding sequence ATGAAACATACAATTGAAGTAATGATCTCAGAAGAAAAAATCAAAACACGTGTCGCTCAATTAGGGCTTCAAATTAGTGAACATTATCAAGACAGCGATAACTTAGTTATGGTCGGCCTGCTTCGCGGATCATTTGTTTTTATGGCTGATTTGGCAAGAGTCATTACTGTTAATCATAGCGTGGATTTTATGACAGCATCGAGCTATGGCAATGGCATGGAGAGCTCTCGCGATGTTCATATACTTAAAGACCTTGATGATAACATCGAAGGCAAAGACGTTTTGTTGGTAGAGGACATTATTGATACTGGTAATACCTTAAGTAAAGTATTACAGATTTTAAATTTACGTGGACCAAATTCTATTCAAATTTGTACGTTATTAGATAAACCTACTCGCCGAGAAGAAGATGTTGCGGTTAAATGGATAGGCTTTGAAATCCCCGATGAATTTGTCGTTGGTGTTGGTATTGATTACGCACAAAAATATCGTCACCTACCCTATATTGGTAAAGTAATACCTACCGAATAA
- a CDS encoding Spy/CpxP family protein refolding chaperone: MKITFKNIAVVTSLCSALVLAPASFAGHNGVNYQGERDNSYHQMSEKKFAKLSRKLDLSESQQADIKALRSEEKAQMEVLKPAMKAFREQVKTLMSADNFDEEAFVQLQAGNQDVFAAMALTKAKSKFAMKSVLTEEQLAKFRSMKHKRSRR; encoded by the coding sequence ATGAAAATCACATTCAAAAATATTGCAGTAGTCACTTCACTTTGTTCAGCATTGGTTTTAGCTCCTGCCAGCTTCGCAGGTCATAACGGTGTTAACTATCAAGGTGAGCGTGATAATAGTTATCATCAAATGAGTGAAAAAAAATTCGCGAAGCTCAGTCGTAAATTAGATCTGTCAGAAAGCCAACAAGCCGATATTAAAGCACTGAGAAGCGAAGAGAAAGCGCAGATGGAAGTCTTAAAGCCGGCGATGAAAGCTTTTAGAGAGCAAGTTAAAACGTTAATGTCTGCTGATAACTTTGACGAGGAAGCTTTTGTGCAATTACAGGCAGGCAACCAAGATGTTTTTGCTGCGATGGCGTTGACTAAAGCAAAAAGTAAATTTGCTATGAAAAGTGTATTAACTGAGGAACAATTAGCAAAATTTCGTTCAATGAAACATAAACGTTCACGTCGTTAA